CCGGGCGTGTGGGGCGTTCGCCACCGGCGTCACCGTGGTGACCGTCGGCGGCGGCGTGCCACACGGCATGACCGCCAACTCGTTCGCCTCGGTGTCGCTGGCGCCGCCGCTGCTGCTGGTCTGCATCGACCGGAAGGCGATCATGCACGGTTGCCTCGACGGTACGAAATCGTTCGGGGTGTCCGTGCTCGGCGCCCGCCAGGAGGCCGTCGCCCGGTACTTCGCCGACCGGCGGCGGCCGCTGGGCGCAGCCCAGTTCGACTCCGTTGACTGGCGTCCCGGACCGGTGACCGGCGCGCCGCTCATCGCCGGTGCGCTCGCGCACTTCGAATGCGACATCTGGCGCAGCTACGACGGCGGTGACCACACCATCTTCCTCGGCGCCGTGCTCTCCGTCGAACAGCCGGACAGCGCCGACCCGCTGGTGTTCCTGCGCGGCCGCTTCGACCGGACCGGCCCGCCCGTCCGCACCAACAACGTGAGTGAGGTGAGCACGACGTGGCCCTGACCGCCCCCGTCCGGGTCCCGCCGGGTCCGCCGGCCCGGTCCGCGCCCCGGCTGCTGTGGAAGCTGGTCCGGGACCGGCTCGGGCTGATGTCCTCGGCGGCCGAGGCGTACGGCGACGCCGTCCGGATCGCCATGGGCCCCAAGGTGCTCTACTTCTTCAACCACCCCGACCACGCGAAGTACGTGCTGGCGGACAACCCCGGCAACTATCACAAGGGACTCGGTCTCGCCCAGGCCAGGCGGGCGCTCGGCGACGGCCTGCTGACCAGCGAGGGCGAGTTGTGGCGCAAACAGCGCAAGGTCATCCAGCCGGTCTTCCAGCACCGGCGGATCGAGCGGCAGGCCGGGGTGATCGCGGAGGAGGCGGCGGGGCTGTTGGCCCGGCTCCGGGCCCACGAGGGCGGCGGTCCCGTCGACGTGGTGCACGAGATGACCGGGCTGACCCTCGGCGTGCTCGGCCGCACCCTGCTCGACGCCGACCTGGGCGCCTTCCACTCGCTCGGGCAGGCATTCGAGGCGATGCAGGACCAGGCGATGTTCGAGATGGTGTCGATGAGCGCGGTCCCGATGTGGCTGCCGCTGCCGCACCAGCTCCGGTTCCGGCGGGCCCGCAACGAGCTGCAACGGATCGTCGACGAGCTGGTCCGCGACCGGGCCCGGGACCCGGCCGGTGACGACGCGCTCTCCCGGTTGATCATGTCGACGTCGGAGGAACGCGACCCGGCGGTCGGCCGGCGGCGGATGCGCGACGAACTGGTCACGCTGCTGCTCGCCGGCCACGAGACCACGGCCAGCACGCTCGGCTGGACGTTCCATCTTCTCGACCAGCACCCGCAGGTGCGGGAGCGGGTGCGCGCCGAGGCCAGGGAGGTGCTCGGAGACCGGCTGCCGGAGTACGAGGACCTGCGCGAACTCCGGTACACCTCGAGGGTCATCGAAGAGGTGATGCGGCTGTACCCGCCGGTGTGGATGCTGTCCCGGATCGCGCAGGAGGCCGACGAGGTGGGCGGCTACCGGGTGCCGGCGGGCTCCGACGTGCTGATCTGCCCGTACACCCTGCACCGGCACCCGGGGTTCTGGGACGACCCGGAGCGCTTCGACCCGGAGCGGTTCGACCCGGCCCGCGCCCAGTCCGGGCACCGGCCCCGGTACGCGTACATCCCGTTCGGGGCCGGTCCGCGGTTCTGCGTCGGCAACCACCTCGGCATGATGGAGGCCGTGTTCGTCACCGCCATGATCGCCCGTGATCTGCGGCTGAGTGTGGTGCCCGGCTACCGGGTGGTGCCCGAGCCGATGCTCTCGCTGCGCATCCGTGGCGGACTGCCGATGACCGTGCACGCCGCCTGACCGACCTCCTTCGAACCCGTTCCATATCGAGGATTTCCGACCTAGCGGCCGCTCGGCCGGGACTGGACGATGGCGACGTGCTGGTTTTGGTGACCGGAGGCACCGGATTCCTGGGCTCCCACTCGGTGGCGGAGATCCTGCGCGCGGGTCACCGCGTACGGCTGCTGGTCCGCGACCCGGCCGGCGTCGTCCCCGCACTCGATCCGCTCGGGGTCGACGTGGACGGTCTCGAACTGTTCCGTGGCGACGTGACCGATGCGGACGCCGTCGCCGCAGCGATGCGGGGCTGCGACGCCGTCCTGCACGCCGCCTCGGTGTACAGCTTCGACAGCCGGGCCCGTGCCGCCATGCGGGCCGTCAACGTTCGGGGCACCGAGTTGGTGCTCGACGCCGCCGGCGTGGCCGGCCTCGACCCGATCGTGTACGTGTCGAGCTTCGCCGCCCTGCTGCCCACCGACCGAGAACCGCTCGGCACCGAGTCCCCGGTCGGCACGCCGCGCGAGACGTACATGTCGACCAAGGCCCGCGCCGAGGCGGTCGCCCGGCGTGCGCAGCGGGCGGGTGCCCCGGTGGTCATCACCTATCCGCTGGCCACCCTCGGTCCGCACGACCCGAAGCTGGGCGACCAGGCCGGCCGGGTCCGCAACGCCCTGCGCGGCCTCATGCCGATGTGGCCGTCGGGAGGCTTCCCGGTCGGCGACGTCCGGGACGTCGCCCGGTTGCACGCCGCGGTGCTGAACCCGGGCCGGGGACCCCGCCGGTTCCTCGCCCAGGGCCGGTACGTCAGCACCCGCGAGTTCGTGCGGACGCTCCGCCGGGTCACCGGCCGGCGGCTGCCCGCCGTCCATCTCCCGGCCTCCGGCATGCTGCCGGTCGGCGCGCTGACCAGCCTCGTCCAGCGGCTGGTACCGGCGCACATCCCGGCGGAGTACGGCGCGATCTACACCTGCCTGGTCGGCCGGGCCGTCGACACCACTGCCACCGATCAGCTGCTGGGTTCGGCCGGCACCACCTTCGAGACCACCCTGCGCGACACGGTGCGCTGGCTGCACCGCGCCGGACACATCTCGGACCGGCTCGCCGGTGCGACGGCCGTACTGGAGGCGACGTGATCATTTCCGACCGGCAGTGGGTGGAAACCCGCGACGCGATGCGGCGAGCCGGTGACCGGTTCGCCGACCTGCTGGCCGCCGTGCCGGCCCCGGCGGCCCCGGCGACGAGGTCGTGGTCGGTCGAGCAGACCGCGGCGCACATGGTGTCGCTCGCCTGGGCCTGCGAGACCATCGTCGAGCCCGGCAGCGGCACCGGCCGGGACGCCGAACTGGACAGTCAGCTTCGGGGCACCCAGGTCGACACCGTACGGGACCTCAACGACCTGCTGCTGCGCCAGTACCTCCTGGAGCGCGACCTGGCCCCGCTGGCGGTACGGCTGCGCGAGCACGTCCGGGCGGTGCTGCGGGCCACGGACGGACGTGACCCGACCGAGGCGGTCGACTGGCTGGGCGGGTCCCGGCTCCCGCTCGGCGGACTGCTCGCCCACCTGACCAACGAGCTGCTGATCCACGGCTGGGACATCTCCCGGGCCGGCTCCCTGCGGTGGGACATCCCACCCCGGGACGCGGGTCTGTTCATCGAGCTGTTTCTCGTCGGAGTGACCTCGTACGGCTACGGTGCCCTGCTCGACAGCACGGCGCCCCCGACGCCGCGGCGGATCGCCGTGCAGTTCCGGTCGCGTCACACCATCCCGGTCACGATCGTCCTGGACGGCACGGGCCGGTACGACGGGAACCGGAATCGGGTGACGGTCGCCGAGCCGGGTCCCGGCGACGACGTGCGGCTGTCTTTCGACCCGCCGACGCTGAACCTGGTGCTGTTCGGCCGGATGTCCCGGCTGCGGGCGGCGCTGACCGGCAAGCTCGTCGTGCGCGGCCCGCGCCCGTGGCTACTTCCGGCCTTCCTGCGCACCGTGCACATGCCGGACAACTGACGGGACCGGGCCTGACGGGACCGGGCCGGGCGGTCCCGGATCGGCGCGGCGCGGACGGCCGGCGCGGCCGCCGTCGAGGGTGGCCGACGGCCGCGCCGGCCGAGGGCCCGCGACGCGCCCGCACGGTGTCGTTGGCGCTCCGCTTCGGGCGATCGGTTACCGGTTCAGTTTCCGGGCGAACGTGCGGAGGTCGTCGACGAACAGGTCGGGCTCCTCCAGCGCGGCGAAGTGGCCACCTCGGTCGAACTCGTGCCATTGCACGATGTTCGGGAACATCGGCTCGGCGAAGGACCGGACCGGCCGGGCCGAGTCGCGGGGAAACACGGCCACACCGAGTGGTACGGGCAGCGGCGGCGGTGCGGCCGGCGGGGTCGCCGCGGTCGGGAGCTGGTCGGCCGTCTCGTAGTAGAACTGGGCGGAGGATCCGGCGGTCGCGGTCAGCCAGTAGAGCATGACGTTCGTGAGGAGCCGGTCCCGGTCGACCGCGTCCTCGGGGACCTTCGCCGAGTCGCTCCACTCCCGGAACTTCTCCACGATCCAGGCGAGCTGCCCGACCGGCGAGTCGGTGAGGCCGTACGCCAGCGTCTGCGGACGGGTGGCCTGGAGCAGCATGTAGCCGGAGCCGTCGGCGAGGAACTTCGCCAGCAGTTCGAGGCGTTCCCGGTCCGAGGGTTCGAGCCCCGCCAGCGCCGCCGGGTCCGGCGGGGGAGCGGTGAAGAGGAAGTTCACGTGCGCGCCGAGCACGTGCTCGGCGTCGAGCCCGGCGAGCGTGAGCGTGATCCACGCGCCCACGTCGCCACCCTGGGCGATGTACGGTCGGTAACCGAGGCGGTGCATGAGCTGTGCCCACGCACCGGCGATCCGGGGCACGTTCCAGCCCGGCTCGCGGGTCGGGCCGGAGAGGCCGAAACCCGGCAGGGTAGGGATGACCAGGTGGAAGGCGTCGGCCGGATCTCCACCGTGCGCCCGAGGGTCGGTGAGCGGGGCGATGACGTCCAGGAACTCGGCGACGGACCCCGGCCAGCCGTGGGTGATGAGCAGGGGAACCGCGGTCGGCTCCGGTGAGCGGACGTGCAGGAAGTGCAGGTTCGCACCGTCGATCTCCGTGCTGAACTGCGGGAACGAGTTCAGCTCCGCCTCCGCCGCCCGCCAGTCGTAGCTGGTGCGCCAGTACTCGGTCAGCTCTCTGAGATAGTCCAGCGGTACGCCGCGGTCCCATCCGCTGCCGGGCATCTCGGTCGGCCAGCGGGTGCTGGCCAGTCTGCGGTCCAGGTCGTCCAGGTCGGCCTGGGGTATCGCGATCCGGAATGGATTCATACGGTCAGCCGGCCCCGCAGGTAAACCGGGACGTCGAGACGGCCGTTCATGATAAAGGTGCCCTGCGGCTTCAGCTGGTCCTTCGGCATCGCGAGTTCGAGGTCCGGGAAGCGGTGGAAGAGCGCCGGCAGCATGATCAGGGTTGCCAGCTTGGCGAGCCGTGCGCCGAGGCAGTAGTGCACGCCGTGCCCGAAGGACAGGTGCGTCTTGTCCTTCCGGGTGGCGTCGAAGGTGCAGGCGGTCTCGCCGTGCAACTCCGGGTCCCGCCCGAGCCCGGCGTAATCGATCATGATCGGGTCGCCCTGTTCGATCGTCACACCGCCGATCTCGAACCGTTCGGTGGCGAACCGGAACGGCAGGTGCGCGACGGGCGACTCCACCCGCAGGGTCTCCTCCATCACGTCGTTCCAGGAGACCTCGCCGGCCAGCACCCGGGCGCGCAGCGTGGGATCGTCGAGTACCGCGATGATGGCGTGGCTGAGAGAGTTGACCATGGTTTCCGAGCCGGCGCCCAGCATCAGGTGCAGGGTCCCGATCAGCTCGTCGTCGGTCAGCCGCGATCCGTCCTCGTCCCGGGCCGCGATCAGCGCGGTGGTGAGGTCGTCACCGGGGTGCTGCCGCTTGTACACCACGAGGTCGGCGATCGCCTTGGTCCACTGGTCGAGGTTGGCGGCCGCCTCCTCCGGGGTGATCCTGGTATCCACGTTGACATGCCCGCCGCGCAGTACGTCGGCGCGGGACTCGTCCGGCACGCCGAAGAGGTCGCACATCATCCTGGCCGGCAGCGCCTGGCAGTACCGGGTCTTCAGGTCCACGACCTCCTCGGGGGCGGCGGTGGCCAGCTCGTCGAGCAGTTCCGTCGCGGTCGTCTCCAGTTGTGGCGCCATGGCCTCGACCCGGCGCGTCGTGAACGCCTTGAGGAGCAGCCCTCGCAGCCGGTTGTGGTCGGCACCGTCATGGGTGGCCATGTTGTCCATGACCGCCCAAGTGATCAGCGGCCAGTCCGGCGGGATCTCCCCGTTGATGTACGCGGGCCAGTTCCGGCGCGGATTCTTGGAGAACCGCTCGTCGATGAGGACCTGCTTGGCCAGCTCGTAGCCGTGCACAGACCAGGCGAGGACGCCGCCCGGGAGTTCCACCCGGGCAATGGGGCCCTGCTCGCGCAGCCGCTCGGTCTCCGCGTGGGTGTCCCGACCCTGGGGGTCGAGGGCGAATGGGCAGATCGCCTTTTCCATGGTCGGTACCTCCAGTGGCTAATCCGCGAAGGTCAACCGGGTGTGAGCAGGCGGGGCACCGGAAAGTCAGACCGCTGTGATCGTTCCTCAGCCGCTCGATCAATGCCCGGATACCCGGATCGCTCGATCACGTCATCACCATAGACTCCGGTCAGTTTCGACAATTCTTCAAACTTGCTGGCTTGCACACCTGCCCGCTGTACCCGACCGGGACCCGTGAGCAGGCCGCTCGTTGCATCATGGAGTCATGGAGATTGACGGCGACGGCGCCGACCTGCTGCGCCGGTTGGCGCCCCAGGTGCTCGCCACGCTCGTGCGGCGGCACGGCAACTTCGACGCGTGCGAGGACGCGGTCCAGGACGCGCTGCTGGCGGCCGCGATGCAGTGGCCCGCCGAGGGTGTGCCAGACAGCCCTCGTGGCTGGCTGACCACTGTGGCGGCGCGCCGTCTCACCGACCAGTACCGCAGCGAACTCGCCCGCCGGCGCAGGGAGGTGGCCACGGCGGCGCGGCTGCCGGCAGACAAGCAGTGGGTGCCCGGCCCGGACGCCGAGCGCCCGGAGGATCAGGACGACACCCTGCGGCTCCTGTTCCTCTGCTGCCACCCGTCGCTCTCCCCGCCCGCCCAGGCGGCGCTGACGCTGCGCGCCGTCGGCGGCCTGACCACGCAGCAGATCGCCAACGCGTTCCTGACCAGCGAGTCGACCATGGCGCAGCGGATCCGGCGGGCCAAGCAGCGCATCAAGGCCAGCGGCATTCCGTTTCAGCTTCCACCCGAACGGGAACTGCCCGACCGGCTGCGGGTCGTGCTGCACGTGCTCTATCTGATCTTCAACGAGGGTTACACGGCGACGTCCGGCCCGCAGTTGCAGCGCGGTGAGCTGACTGGGGAGGCCATCCGGCTGACCCGGGAGGTGCATCGCCGGCGGCCGGCGGCCGGCGAGGTCGCCGGGTTACTGGCGCTGATGCTGCTCACCGACGCCCGGCGCGCGGCGCGTACCCGGTCGGACGGCACGCTGATTCCCCTGAGCGAGCAGGACCGCGGCCGCTGGGACCAGGTCGCCATCCGGGAAGGGATATCGCTGCTGACCAGTACCCTGCCGAGGGGACCGGCCGGGCCGTACCAGCTCCAGGCCGCGATCGCGGCCGTGCACGCGGAGGCGTCGCGCGCCGAGGACACCGACTGGCTGCAGATCCTCGCCCTGTACGACCTGCTGCAGCAGGTCTCGCCCAGCCCGGTGGTGGCGCTGAACCGCATCGTGGCGGTGGCCATGGTGCACGGCCCGCAGGCGGCACTCGGCCTGCTCGGAGGGCTCGCCACCGACGACCGGCTGGCCGGGCAGCACCGGTTGGAGGCCACCCGGGCGCACCTGCTGGAGATGGCGGGCGACCACACGGCCGCGCACTCGTGCTACCGGCTCGCGGCGCGCCGGACGGCGAGTCTGCTGGAGCGGCGCTACCTGGAGGACCGGGCGGCACGCCTGGTGGCCGGGCAGGCGCGGTAACGCGCGGCCGCCGGGCGTCACCCGTGCCAGAACGGCCGTAACTCCACTGTCCCGATCTGGGCGCCGGGATGGGCGGACGCCACCTGGACCGCCTCGTCGAGGCTGGCACATTCGATGACGTCGAAGCCGGCCAGCTGCTCTTTCGTCTCGGCGAACGGGCCGTCCGAGACCAGCAGTTCACCGTCGCGCACCCGCACCGTGGTGGCCTCCTTGGTCGGACGGAGACGATCGCCGAGCACGCGTACGCCGCGGGCCTGCGTGTCCTGAGCCCACGCGGTCGCCGCCTTGACCTCGGCCGCGGATTCCTCCGGGCTCGACTGTATGGATTCGTCGACGCAAACCATCAACAGGTACTTCACCGTCGCCACCCTTCGTGAACGTCAGGTCACCGCCGGGAGGCTATCAGCTTCCGGGTGGCCGCGTGGACGGAAGCGGTGCCGGCGTAGCCGCGTGACAGCAACCGTGAAGATGCGCGGCATCCGACTGCGGTGTGACAGTCGCCGTGGACGGCGGCGGAGCCCTGGAGGCCCCATGAACGAGCATGTCGGTGACCGAGCGGTGGTGCTGGGCGGAAGTGTGGCCGGACTCTTCGCCGCCCGGGTTCTCGCGGACTTCTACCGGACCGTGACGGTGGTCGACCGCGACCAGTTGACCGGCGCGACCGGCCCCCGCCGCGCCGTCCCGCAGGGACATCACATCCACGGACTACTCGCCCGCGGCCAGCAGATCCTGGAGGAGCTGTTTCCGGGCTTCACCAAGGAGATGGCCGACGGGGGCGTGCCGACGCGCGACTTCGGTACCAGCCTGGGCTGGCACTTCAACGGCCGGATGATCCGCAAGGTGGACACCGACCTGGTGTGCATCTCGGCCGGGCGCTGGTTGCTGGAGGAGCGGATCCGCGCCAGGGTCGGCGAGTTGTCCAATGTCGCCTTCCTGGACCGGACGGACGTGGTCGGACTCGAGGCGAGCCCGGACCGCCGCCGGATCACCGGTGCCAGGGTGCACCGACGGGAGGACCAGGGGCCCGGTAGCCCGCAGTCGCTGCCGGCGGACCTGGTCGTCGACGCCACGGGACGCGGCTCGCGAACTCCACGCTGGTTGACCGAACTCGGCTATCCGCGGGTCGACGAAGAGCAGGTCAGGATGGACCTGACCTACACGACGTGCGACTTCCAGGCACCGCTGGCCGTGGATCCGATCGGCGACGACATCGCGGTCATCTCGGTCGCGACCCCCGGCAACCCGCGTGGGGCAACCTTCGCCCGGCTGCCCGACCGCTACTCGGTCTCGCTCAACGGGATTCTCGGCGACCGGGCACCCACCGACCCGGAGGGTTTCCTGGAGTACGTCCGGTCCCTGCCGGTGCCGCAGATATTCGAGTCGGTCAGCCGGGCGGAGCCGTTGACGAGTCCGGTCTCCTTCCACTTCCCCAACAGCATCCGTCGCCGGTACGAGAGGCTGGCGCGGCTGCCGGAAGGGCTGCTCGTCGTGGGCGACGCGGCGTGCGTTTTCAATCCCATCTACGCGCAGGGGATGACGGTGGCGGCGATCGGGGCGATCGTGCTGCGTGAGTACCTTGTGGACGGTGCGGCGGGCGCCCAGCGGTACTTCCGCGAGCTGGCCCGGGCGATCGACCCGCCGTGGGACATGTCCGCCGGTGGCGACCTCGGCTTCCCTGGCGTCGTCGGCCGCCGCACCCTGAAGGTCCGCCTGGGGAACGCGTTCATGCCGCGGCTGCAGACCGCGGCGACCGAGGACCCGGTCGTCTCCCACGCCTTCCTGCGGGTGGCCGGTCTCGTCGACCGCCCGGAGAGCCTGATGCGTCCGGCGATGATCTCGCGGGTGTTGTTTCCGACCCTGCGCCGGTCGAACGGAGGTTGATCCGAACCATCGGTCGCCAGCAGCGTCGCTGCGCCGACCGTCGTGCCGATCGGTGTAACGAGGAGGAGCGGAGATGAAACCAGCCAGGGTTACCGCAACATCCGCCAGCGACGGCGAGCGCGATCCACGTCGGTGGACCGCGCTGGTCGTACTGTGCTGCGCCAGTTTCATGGTGATTCTCGACTCGCAGATCGTCATCGTCGGCATGCCGGCGATGCAGTCGGCGCTGGCCCTCGACCCCAGCGCGGCGCAGTGGATCCTGACCGCCAACCTGCTCACCTTCGGAGGGCTGCTGCTGCTCGGCGGCAGGTCGGCCGACCTGCTGGGCCGACGCAGGATCTTCATGGCCGGCCTGATCGGGTTCCTGGTCACCTCAGTGATATCCGGGTTCGCCTGGAACGCCGAGGTCATCATCACGGCGCGGGCCGTGCACGGCGTGTCGTCGGCGCTGATGGTCCCGAGCGCGCTGTCGATCCTCATGCGCACCTTCGAGGAGGGGGCCGAGCGCAACAAGGCCATCGCCGCGTGGTCGGCCGTCGGCGGGATCGGGGCCACCACGGCCATGCTGGTCGGCGGCTGGCTCACCAGCAACTTCGGGTGGGAGTCGGTGTTCCTGGTCAACGTCCCGGTGGTGCTGGTCCTGCTGTTGGTCAGCCCGATGGTGCTGCGGGAGAGCCGGGACCACGGGCGGCGTCGGACGTTCGACCTCGCCGGCGCTCTGACCAGTACGGCGGCGCTCGTCGCGCTCGTGTACGCGATCTCCGAGGCGCCCGTGGTGGGCTGGTTGAGCGTGCAGACCACGGGACTGCTCGCCCTGGTCGTCGTTCTCGGGGTCGTCTTCGTCGGGATCGAGGCACGGTCCAGCGCGCCGTTGGTGCCGCTGCGCACCCTGCGGATGCGTACGGTTGCTACCGGCAACCTGCTGATGGTGTTCGTCGCGATGATGGTTTTCTCGCTGTCGTTCCTCTCCTCCCTGTACGGGCAGCAGGTGCTCGGGTACTCGGCCATCGAGTACGGCCTCCTGGGCTCGATCATGCCGGTGATGGCCATCGTCGGCGCCTACATCGGGCAGGCGGTGGTCACCCGGCGCGGGTTCCGCCCGGCGGCCGTGCCCGGTGTGGTGATGCTCGGCGTCGCCTGCGCGATGTTGATCATGATCAATGTGCGGGGCAACTACGTCGGCGACCTCTTGTTCCCGTTCGTGATCTTCGGCCTCGGTCTGGGCATCGCACACACGACCGCCTCGATCGTCGCGCTCACCGGGGTCACGGAGTCGGAGTCCGGCCTGGCGTCCGGGCTCGTGCACGCCGCCTTCCAGGTCGGCGGCGGGTTCGGTATCGCCATCGTGTCGACCGTGGCGGTGTCCTTCTCCACCGGGCCCGACCAGCCCAGCGAGCTCACCAACGGCTTCCAGGCAGGCTTCGTCGCCTGTGTGGTGTTCGCGGTGGTCGCGCTCGCCTGCGCGGTGGCGCTCCCGGGCCGCCGGACGGCGGTGTCCGTCCCGGACGACGAGGTCCGGCCCGCGCCGGTCGCCGGACCGTAGGACTTTCGCCGGGAACTCGAGGCCGGCTGTCGTCCTCTGGCCCCTCTGCTCCGACCTACCTATGAGAGCCCCGTCGAGGTGGAGGAGGAGAACGAGATGGGTGACGTACAGGTGGCGTCGAGGGAAGACTGGCTGACCGCTCGCAAGCAGTTGCTGGCCGGCGAGGAGGAGGCCGCCCGCCGGCTGGCGGAGTTGGCTGCGCAGCGGCGGGCGCTGCCGGTCGTGAAGCTGGAGAAGGAGTACGTGTTCGACGGCCCGGAGGGCAAGGTCGAACTGCTCGACCTCTTCGCCGGGCGCCGCCAGTTGATCGTCTACCACTTCATGTTCGACCCGGCCTGGGAGCAGGGCTGTAAGTTCTGCTCGTACCTGGTCGACAACATCGGTCACCTGTCCCACCTGTACGCCCGGGACACCACGCTCGCGCTGGTGTCCCGGGCGCCGTTGGCGAAGATCGAGTCGTTCAAGGCCCGAATGGGCTGGAGCCTGCCGTGGTATTCCTCCTACGGCAGCGACTTCAACTACGACTTCCACGTGACGCTGGACGAGGCCGTGGCTCCGGTCGAATACAACTACCGGGACAAGGCCACGCTGGAGCGGACCGGTGGGCAGACCAGGGGCGAGGCGGGCGGCCTCAGCGTGTTCGTCCAGGACGGCGGCGCCGTCCACCACACCTACTCGACCTACGGCGAGGGTGCCGCGCTGCTGCACGGCATCGACAACTACCTGGAGCTCACTCCGCAGGGCCGGCCGTTGATCCAGGACAAGGCCGGCTGGCTGCGTCACCACGACCGCTACTGAGAGTGTGAGCGCCCCATGAGTGACCACACCCTTGAGGCGGCGGAGGCGGCCGAGGAACGGCAGCCGATCAGCGCGGCCGTGGCGGGCCGGGCCCGCTGGGCCGTGACGGCCGTGTTCTTCGTCAACGGGCTGCTGATGACCAGCTACATCGCCCGGCTGCCGGGGTTGAAGTCCGAGCACCGTCTCAGTGACGGCGAGCTCGGCCTCATCCTGACGGTGTACGGGGTGGCGGCGGTCCTCACGATGCAGCTCGTCGGGGTCTTCGTGGCCCGGTTCGGCAGTGCCCGCGTCATCCGGTTGACCCTGGTCGGGCTCCCGGTGGCCCTGGTCACCGTGGGCCTGGCCGGCAACGCCGTCCTACTCGGCCTGGCCGTGCTCGTGCTGGGTACCGTGATGGGCGTCCTGGACGTCGCCATGAACGCCCATGCCGTCGCGGTGGAACGGGTGCGGGGCCGGCCCATCATGAACGGCTGCCACGCGGCCTGGAGCGTCAGCGCGGCGACCGGCTCGCTGCTGGCCGCCGGCTTCACCCGGGCCGGCATCTCGCCCACCGGGCACTTCCTGGCGGTCGGCGCGGTGTTCCTCGTCGTCGGTCTGCTGATCACCGCCTGGCTGCTCCCGCCTTCGGCCGACCACGTCCCAAAATCCCCGGACCGCAAGCGGGTACGGCTGGGCTGGCGGGCCGGTTGGACCAGGACGCTGCTGCTGTTCGGCGCGATCGGGTTCGTCACGATGGTCACCGAGGCCACCGTGATCAGCTGGAGCGGCGTCTTTCTGCACGACTACCACGATGCGACGCTCGCCCTGGCTCCGCTGGGCCTCACCGCGTTCACCGCCTGCCAGACGGCTGGTCGTCTCGTCGGCGACCGGCTGCACGTGCGCTACGGGGCGCCGGCGCTCTTCCGCGCCGGTGGCGTCGTGGGCGTCGGCGGCCTCGCGGTCGTTCTGCTGGCCCCGTCGCCGACGGCCGCCATCGCGGGGTTCGGACTACT
The nucleotide sequence above comes from Plantactinospora soyae. Encoded proteins:
- a CDS encoding DUF899 domain-containing protein gives rise to the protein MGDVQVASREDWLTARKQLLAGEEEAARRLAELAAQRRALPVVKLEKEYVFDGPEGKVELLDLFAGRRQLIVYHFMFDPAWEQGCKFCSYLVDNIGHLSHLYARDTTLALVSRAPLAKIESFKARMGWSLPWYSSYGSDFNYDFHVTLDEAVAPVEYNYRDKATLERTGGQTRGEAGGLSVFVQDGGAVHHTYSTYGEGAALLHGIDNYLELTPQGRPLIQDKAGWLRHHDRY
- a CDS encoding FAD-dependent oxidoreductase, which encodes MNEHVGDRAVVLGGSVAGLFAARVLADFYRTVTVVDRDQLTGATGPRRAVPQGHHIHGLLARGQQILEELFPGFTKEMADGGVPTRDFGTSLGWHFNGRMIRKVDTDLVCISAGRWLLEERIRARVGELSNVAFLDRTDVVGLEASPDRRRITGARVHRREDQGPGSPQSLPADLVVDATGRGSRTPRWLTELGYPRVDEEQVRMDLTYTTCDFQAPLAVDPIGDDIAVISVATPGNPRGATFARLPDRYSVSLNGILGDRAPTDPEGFLEYVRSLPVPQIFESVSRAEPLTSPVSFHFPNSIRRRYERLARLPEGLLVVGDAACVFNPIYAQGMTVAAIGAIVLREYLVDGAAGAQRYFRELARAIDPPWDMSAGGDLGFPGVVGRRTLKVRLGNAFMPRLQTAATEDPVVSHAFLRVAGLVDRPESLMRPAMISRVLFPTLRRSNGG
- a CDS encoding MFS transporter, which encodes MSDHTLEAAEAAEERQPISAAVAGRARWAVTAVFFVNGLLMTSYIARLPGLKSEHRLSDGELGLILTVYGVAAVLTMQLVGVFVARFGSARVIRLTLVGLPVALVTVGLAGNAVLLGLAVLVLGTVMGVLDVAMNAHAVAVERVRGRPIMNGCHAAWSVSAATGSLLAAGFTRAGISPTGHFLAVGAVFLVVGLLITAWLLPPSADHVPKSPDRKRVRLGWRAGWTRTLLLFGAIGFVTMVTEATVISWSGVFLHDYHDATLALAPLGLTAFTACQTAGRLVGDRLHVRYGAPALFRAGGVVGVGGLAVVLLAPSPTAAIAGFGLLGLGGSVLLPLVFSAVGHAGGEGPGAATFLSRFTTFTYAGILIGPALVGWSAELVGLGWTLAGLVPLLVGVVLNARLIAFADHNRRASALT
- a CDS encoding MFS transporter, whose protein sequence is MKPARVTATSASDGERDPRRWTALVVLCCASFMVILDSQIVIVGMPAMQSALALDPSAAQWILTANLLTFGGLLLLGGRSADLLGRRRIFMAGLIGFLVTSVISGFAWNAEVIITARAVHGVSSALMVPSALSILMRTFEEGAERNKAIAAWSAVGGIGATTAMLVGGWLTSNFGWESVFLVNVPVVLVLLLVSPMVLRESRDHGRRRTFDLAGALTSTAALVALVYAISEAPVVGWLSVQTTGLLALVVVLGVVFVGIEARSSAPLVPLRTLRMRTVATGNLLMVFVAMMVFSLSFLSSLYGQQVLGYSAIEYGLLGSIMPVMAIVGAYIGQAVVTRRGFRPAAVPGVVMLGVACAMLIMINVRGNYVGDLLFPFVIFGLGLGIAHTTASIVALTGVTESESGLASGLVHAAFQVGGGFGIAIVSTVAVSFSTGPDQPSELTNGFQAGFVACVVFAVVALACAVALPGRRTAVSVPDDEVRPAPVAGP
- a CDS encoding YciI family protein, which translates into the protein MKYLLMVCVDESIQSSPEESAAEVKAATAWAQDTQARGVRVLGDRLRPTKEATTVRVRDGELLVSDGPFAETKEQLAGFDVIECASLDEAVQVASAHPGAQIGTVELRPFWHG